One Planctomicrobium piriforme genomic window, CACCACTGCGGCCGCCATGCAGCCGATCGGTCCGGCGCCGGTAATCAGGATGTCTTCCCCCAGCAGGTCGAATGACAAAGCCGTATGCACCGCATTGCCAAACGGGTCGAAAATCGACGCCACTTCATGATCGATGCCGGGAGCGTGGTGCCAGACATTGGTCTGTGGAACCGAGATGTACTCGGCGAAGGCCCCTGTTCGATTGACCCCGATGCCTTTGGTGTCGGCACACAGGTGCCGTCGACCGGCCAGACAGTTGCGACAGTGCCCGCAGACGACATGCCCTTCCCCGCTGACGATCTCGCCGGCATAGAAGTCATGCACGTTGGAACCGACGGCGACGATCTCGCCTACGAACTCATGACCGACCACCATCGGCACAGGAATCGTTTTACGAGCCCAGGCATCCCAGTTGTAGATGTGCAGATCGGTCCCGCAGATGCCGGTCTTTTCGACCTTAATCAGGACATCATTGATCCCGATTTCAGGTTCCGGGACATCCTGCATCCACAAGCCGGGTTCCGAACGAAGTTTGACGAGTGCTTTCATTGTTGAGCCTGAACTGACTTTCTAATGCGGAGCTGTCCGGGCAGGAACGGACCGCGAGCACAGTCTGCTGGAGCCGGGGGTGCATTGCAACAGACGACAGAGGTGGCTGCGGGAGGGTTCGGAGAAATGGTTGAGGGGTTTAAGGTTGAGGCGTTGAAGGTTTAAGGTTGAAACGGTTCGGCGAGAGACCGAACCTGCAATAACTCGAGTGACTCCTTGGATCAGAGTCAGAAAAGGGATGCAATCCTACGAGGGTTACTCTGGATCGGTGCGGCCTGGCGAGGTAGCATAAATGTGCTACCCGCAAGTCAGGAGATCGCTTCATGGTGCGTGAGATCGTGTTACGGCAGGCCGGCGGGTCGATTACCGCGACATTGCCCAAGGAGATGGCCGACAGGCTGAACCTTGCGGCGGGTGATCGAGTCTTTGCCATCGAGACTCCGCAGGGGGTGTTGCTGACCCCCTATGACCCGGAGTTCGATGCCGCGATGCAGGCGTTCTCGGACGTCCGCAAGCAGTATCGGAACACGCTGCGAAAACTGGGGGAGTAAGTTGTGTCGGAACCACGTTGGCTCACCCGGCTCATGATCGACACCATTCACGCTGAGTTGATTGCAGAACACGGCGGAGCGCACAGTTTGCGCGAGGGGGGCGATCAACTCGTCGGCTCCGCTCTCGACCGCCCGCGAAATCGACTGGCTTATGTGCCTGACGCTGACATTGCCAGCCTTACCGCTGCTCTGTTGTTCGGGCTGGTGAAGAATCACGGCTACGTCGATGGCAACAAACGAGTCGGCTTCGCTTCCGCCGCCACATTCCTGCTGTTGAACGGCCGGCTGCTGACCGCCTCGGAAGTGGAAGCGTATGACGCGGTGATCGCCATCACTCAAGATCGATTGACGGAAGATGGGCTGACCGGTTGGCTGCGTCAGCACACCACCGGTTGACAGGTTTCATTCTGGAAGAATCGGCAGGGCGGTCGTCCCAGTCACCAGAGATGTCAGGGAAGGTCAAGATCATCCTCGCTCACCAGGTTTTGACCCGCGCCTCGCACGCCGACGATATAGACGGTCTGGTGATCGATGACGAACAACGCCCGATAAGTCCGCCCTTTTCGCGTCTTGAACAAGGTCTGCCGGAGATCGACTCCCAGCCGCTCCGCTTCAGGAGCGGCTGCATACGAATCGGCCCTTTCCCGCAGCAGTTGAAGGGCAGCCAGAAACGTTTCATACCAGCGATTCGCCCCATCCGCAGAACTTGCCGCGATCCATTCGTAAATCGAATCCGCATCAGCGTTGGCCCGTGCGGAGACGTGAATCAAGCGGGTCATGAGTTGTCCGCGATTCCATGCTTCCGGCGAAAGTTTTGATCGAACTCTTCGAGTGGAATCGTGCGACCAGCGTCAATGTCTTCCAGCCCCTCACGGATGGCAGCCAACGTTTCCTGCTCTTCACGCCAGAGCGCCAGCGCCTTCTCCGGCGACATATCGACAGCGGCTTCAGTTTCCAATTGCTTCCCGAGAAAGCGATGGAAGCTTTCCAGCGTCGTTTGTTCCTGGCGGTTCATACTGATTTCTCGCATGCTTCATGACAGTGATTTCCTCAGCGTAACACGGGCCGCGAAAACTGTCAAAATTTGAACGTTCCGGAATGCAGATCAGTTTCGCCTGAAATCATTTATTCGCGGACGCGTGCGGTCATTTTGTGAATGAGGATCGGTCACGTTCATCATTGGAGGACACCACAATCCATGTGATCGAACTCACACATCGACCTTCTCAAACCGCTGCCATTCTACCCCGCCCGGCAGTTCCTCCAACGCTGCGAACTCCAAATGCAGGACGCGGCGGTGCAGGCTGCAGTCAGGGTCGGAACGACCGCTGGAATGGACCAGAAGTGGTCGCATGGCGAGGACGTCGCCTGCGGCGGAGGTGACGCAGACCTGTTCGAAGCCGTCGATGACCAGTGTTTTTCCAGTGCGATGGGAGCCTGACAGCACCTGCAGCGGGCCATTGTCGGGCGTCATCGGGTCGAGGTGAATGCGCAGCGTCAGCATCTGTTCCAGGACTGAGAGCGGCGGTTCGCTATGCAGGACTCCGGCCCTTGGTCGGGGGCGTGAATAGCCTTTACCTTGCAGATCATT contains:
- the tdh gene encoding L-threonine 3-dehydrogenase; this translates as MKALVKLRSEPGLWMQDVPEPEIGINDVLIKVEKTGICGTDLHIYNWDAWARKTIPVPMVVGHEFVGEIVAVGSNVHDFYAGEIVSGEGHVVCGHCRNCLAGRRHLCADTKGIGVNRTGAFAEYISVPQTNVWHHAPGIDHEVASIFDPFGNAVHTALSFDLLGEDILITGAGPIGCMAAAVVKHAGARYVVVTDVNPWRLELARSMGATRVVDVRTQSIAEVQKELGMKEGFDVGLEMSGNAQAFQDMLAAMCHGGKIAMLGIPSQPIAIDWNTVIFNMLTIKGIYGREMYETWYKMTVMLQGGLDISKVITHRYPAADFEQGFAVMNSGESGKVILDWTSV
- a CDS encoding AbrB/MazE/SpoVT family DNA-binding domain-containing protein — protein: MVREIVLRQAGGSITATLPKEMADRLNLAAGDRVFAIETPQGVLLTPYDPEFDAAMQAFSDVRKQYRNTLRKLGE
- a CDS encoding type II toxin-antitoxin system death-on-curing family toxin — its product is MSEPRWLTRLMIDTIHAELIAEHGGAHSLREGGDQLVGSALDRPRNRLAYVPDADIASLTAALLFGLVKNHGYVDGNKRVGFASAATFLLLNGRLLTASEVEAYDAVIAITQDRLTEDGLTGWLRQHTTG
- a CDS encoding type II toxin-antitoxin system RelE/ParE family toxin, with the protein product MTRLIHVSARANADADSIYEWIAASSADGANRWYETFLAALQLLRERADSYAAAPEAERLGVDLRQTLFKTRKGRTYRALFVIDHQTVYIVGVRGAGQNLVSEDDLDLP
- a CDS encoding phytanoyl-CoA dioxygenase family protein, encoding MSEKLEQNGWELLPGIYDDERVGEFQQRLATLSDSSADAVRQRDGAVYAARNVLDLCPEILTLWRTPRLEKFITKVLGSQAGLVRALFFDKPPEQTWALPWHKDLLIAVANDLQGKGYSRPRPRAGVLHSEPPLSVLEQMLTLRIHLDPMTPDNGPLQVLSGSHRTGKTLVIDGFEQVCVTSAAGDVLAMRPLLVHSSGRSDPDCSLHRRVLHLEFAALEELPGGVEWQRFEKVDV